A stretch of the Thalassotalea euphylliae genome encodes the following:
- a CDS encoding DUF4212 domain-containing protein has protein sequence METSYWQENLRLILICLAIWFIVSFGFGLLLVEPLNTIRLGGYKLGFWFAQQGSIYTFVGLIFWYAHKMNQLDKKYNVEDQ, from the coding sequence GTGGAAACAAGTTACTGGCAGGAGAACCTGCGACTTATTTTAATCTGTCTCGCAATATGGTTTATCGTATCGTTCGGCTTTGGCTTATTGCTTGTTGAACCGCTAAACACAATTCGTTTAGGTGGTTACAAACTAGGTTTCTGGTTTGCTCAGCAAGGTTCAATTTATACCTTTGTCGGATTGATATTCTGGTATGCCCACAAAATGAATCAACTAGATAAAAAATATAATGTGGAGGACCAGTAA
- a CDS encoding sodium:solute symporter family protein produces MDELKLYTWIAVGGTFGLYFFLAWWARAGSTSEFYAAGGGISPLQNGMAIGADWMSAASFISMAGLIAFLGYGGSVFLMGWTGGYVLLAMCLAPYMRKHGKFTVPEFIGDRFYSRTARIVAVVCLIIASVTYIIGQMKGVGVAFSRFLEVEYDMGLYIGMGVVFVYATLGGMKGITYTQIAQYVVLITAYTIPAIFISLQLTGNPIPQLGLGSTLADGSGVYLLDKLDMVVTDLGFKEYTTSTLGSVEMFAYTMSLMIGTAGLPHVIMRFFTVPSVKAARQSAGYALVFIALLYTVAPAVGAMARFNLMNTIEPAAGENLVYDERPQWFKDWERTGLLQFEDKNGDGKIQYTSDAATNEMVKVDRDIMVLANPSIANLPNWVIALVAAGGLAAALSTAAGLLLAISSAVSHDLMKGVLVPDMSEKTELRASRIVMTLSILFAGYLGLNPPGFAAGTVALAFGLAASSIFPALMMGIFSKKMSSKAAIAGMCAGLGVTMLYVFQHKGIMFIPGTSFMGGMEQNWFFGISPNAFGSVGALVNFAVAFIVLKATGPAPSEIQELVENFRTPHGQIASAHDH; encoded by the coding sequence ATGGACGAGTTAAAACTTTATACGTGGATCGCCGTTGGCGGTACCTTCGGTTTATATTTCTTCTTAGCCTGGTGGGCACGTGCTGGCTCAACCAGCGAATTCTATGCCGCTGGTGGTGGCATAAGCCCATTGCAAAACGGTATGGCGATTGGTGCTGACTGGATGAGTGCGGCATCGTTTATTTCGATGGCGGGTTTAATTGCCTTTTTAGGGTATGGCGGCTCGGTATTCTTGATGGGCTGGACAGGTGGCTATGTGCTACTAGCAATGTGTTTAGCGCCTTATATGCGCAAACACGGCAAATTTACTGTACCTGAATTTATTGGTGACCGATTCTATTCACGCACCGCTCGTATTGTTGCTGTTGTCTGTTTAATTATTGCCTCAGTAACATACATTATCGGCCAAATGAAAGGGGTCGGCGTTGCCTTCTCTCGCTTCTTGGAAGTGGAATACGACATGGGGCTTTATATTGGCATGGGTGTGGTTTTTGTTTACGCAACCCTTGGCGGTATGAAAGGTATTACCTACACGCAAATTGCCCAGTATGTGGTGTTAATCACGGCTTATACCATTCCAGCAATTTTCATTTCATTACAGTTAACCGGTAACCCAATCCCCCAATTAGGCTTAGGTTCAACACTCGCCGATGGCAGTGGTGTCTATTTGCTTGATAAGCTGGATATGGTAGTCACCGATCTCGGTTTTAAAGAATATACCACCTCAACGCTTGGCTCGGTTGAAATGTTCGCCTATACCATGTCGTTGATGATAGGTACGGCGGGCTTACCGCACGTTATTATGCGCTTCTTTACGGTACCGTCAGTAAAAGCGGCTCGTCAATCTGCGGGCTACGCCTTGGTTTTCATAGCATTGCTTTACACAGTTGCCCCGGCCGTTGGCGCAATGGCACGCTTCAACTTGATGAATACCATTGAGCCCGCTGCGGGTGAGAATCTGGTATACGATGAGCGTCCACAGTGGTTTAAAGACTGGGAACGTACTGGTCTACTGCAGTTTGAAGACAAAAATGGCGATGGCAAAATTCAATATACCTCAGATGCGGCGACCAATGAAATGGTCAAAGTTGACCGCGACATTATGGTGTTGGCGAACCCATCAATTGCGAATTTACCGAACTGGGTAATTGCACTTGTTGCGGCAGGTGGCCTAGCGGCTGCTCTCTCCACAGCGGCAGGCCTCCTGTTAGCGATATCGTCAGCGGTATCGCACGACTTGATGAAAGGGGTTTTGGTGCCTGATATGAGTGAGAAAACTGAGTTGCGTGCCAGTCGGATTGTGATGACCTTGTCGATACTGTTTGCTGGCTACCTTGGCCTGAATCCCCCCGGTTTCGCCGCTGGTACTGTTGCACTCGCCTTTGGTTTAGCAGCATCCAGTATCTTCCCAGCACTGATGATGGGTATTTTCTCGAAGAAAATGAGTAGCAAAGCGGCAATTGCAGGTATGTGTGCAGGCCTTGGGGTAACCATGCTGTACGTGTTCCAGCACAAAGGCATCATGTTTATTCCAGGTACCTCATTTATGGGCGGTATGGAGCAAAACTGGTTCTTCGGAATTTCACCAAACGCATTTGGTTCGGTCGGCGCTTTAGTTAACTTTGCTGTTGCCTTTATTGTGCTGAAAGCAACAGGGCCTGCACCAAGCGAAATTCAAGAGTTAGTGGAAAACTTCCGTACGCCACATGGCCAAATTGCCAGTGCGCATGACCATTAA
- a CDS encoding hybrid sensor histidine kinase/response regulator, which translates to MFANWQLIVVSFSYIGLLFGIAYLGDKYRHQLTKQWQPLIYAMTMGVYCTSWSFLGTTGQAATDFLSHLPIFLGPILLFVFAWPFLLRMIRVSIKLNLTSIADLLAARFGKSHNLAILVTIVALVGTMPYLALQLKGIVYSFEQLQGSSPINTTQLGLIISLVLAGFTIVFGVRQLDVTERHPGVMLAIAFESMVKLIAFIIIGVFVCFFLFDSPQALWQQSNAQAQIASQLEFSNLTGLLAMLIVVMAAFLSLPRQFQVMVVELQDERDTRLARSLFPIYLLIFALLAIPMGLAGKELLGNQVPADTYVLFLPAVGGQNWMSLLAFLGAISAASSMVIIAAIALSTMLSNEIVFPLLYRYRGRKQDLSFNEFRVNLLKIRKLLVLCVIMLGYMVFLLASPDTLAALGVVAFGAFAQLTPALLAAFYWRGASLTGVFAGILVGFSMWLVLSFLPQMGLGFDGYSDALAESSTMVSLLSLLANIFVMYIISQVSRQSVQERVQASVFLEWQAPEAKTKQHKKTVSPKELELLVSRFIGQQKAREHFTAFNASVNKVVIGAAQYNQQLLEFTENKLASTMGASSARLVLSSALEGRDFALDELAILVEEASSQQQRFSQSLLQSAIENASEGISIIDKDLNLVAWNKKYIDLFGYSESVVYVGSPVASLIRFNLERGLYEADQVEQQVQRRIDFLRQGSPHSSERELGDKVIRIQGNPLPDGGFVMLFSDISAYRQAEKVLKDANVDLEALVDERTEKLAKVNRELAQARHKAEQAHQQKSLYLKACSHDLMQPIEAARLFSEALANQPLSAQQQKQVENIGHSLKVANDLLSDLAEITRIESGKISPDVEPFALQSLFDEIANEFSLSAQQHGMRFTVKPTKIWVYSDRYLLRRMLQNLITNAFRYASPGCLLLGVRRRANKVQVQVIDTGPGIAQTQQALVFEQFTQLASESQHKGKGLGLGLSITQGISQVLGHKLSLHSELGHGCCFAIDVPRIEAASKPVAQAIKPVALNGICVLCIDDDEDVLAGMVEMLSSWQCEVLAANNVTSAVEMFEQHKFNIDILLVDYQLSATENGIALIKTLREMTNVYLPAILVSASSEQGLSDNAAGADIGFMRKMVKPAALRAMMSAKLSEQLHRQFVGERG; encoded by the coding sequence ATGTTCGCCAATTGGCAATTAATCGTTGTTAGTTTTAGTTATATTGGCTTGCTGTTTGGTATTGCTTATCTTGGCGACAAGTATCGCCATCAGTTAACTAAACAGTGGCAGCCGCTAATTTATGCCATGACCATGGGCGTGTATTGCACCTCGTGGAGCTTTTTAGGCACAACGGGGCAAGCGGCAACAGATTTTCTCTCTCATCTCCCAATTTTCTTGGGCCCCATTTTACTCTTTGTTTTCGCATGGCCGTTTTTGTTGCGCATGATCCGCGTCAGTATCAAGCTGAACCTGACATCGATTGCTGACTTGTTGGCGGCGCGCTTTGGTAAATCTCATAATTTGGCGATTTTAGTAACGATCGTTGCTCTAGTTGGTACCATGCCGTATTTGGCATTGCAGCTAAAAGGCATTGTTTATTCATTTGAGCAATTGCAAGGCAGCTCGCCAATTAACACCACTCAGCTTGGCCTGATCATTAGCTTGGTTTTAGCAGGTTTCACTATTGTATTTGGCGTGCGTCAGCTCGATGTGACTGAGCGCCACCCGGGCGTAATGTTGGCTATAGCTTTTGAGTCTATGGTTAAACTGATTGCCTTTATCATTATTGGCGTGTTTGTTTGCTTCTTTTTGTTCGACTCGCCACAAGCCTTATGGCAGCAATCAAATGCTCAAGCACAAATAGCAAGCCAGTTAGAGTTTTCTAACTTAACTGGGTTATTGGCCATGTTAATTGTCGTGATGGCGGCGTTTTTATCATTACCACGACAGTTTCAGGTGATGGTGGTTGAGCTGCAAGATGAGCGAGATACTCGACTGGCGCGTTCATTGTTCCCCATTTACTTATTAATTTTTGCGTTGCTGGCGATTCCAATGGGCTTAGCGGGTAAAGAATTGTTAGGTAATCAAGTACCAGCAGATACCTACGTACTCTTTTTACCCGCCGTTGGTGGCCAGAACTGGATGTCATTACTGGCCTTTTTAGGAGCAATTTCGGCAGCCAGTTCTATGGTGATTATTGCCGCGATAGCACTTAGCACTATGCTCAGCAATGAAATTGTTTTTCCATTGCTGTACCGTTATCGCGGTCGAAAACAAGATCTTTCATTCAATGAGTTTCGCGTTAACTTACTGAAAATAAGAAAGCTATTAGTGCTGTGTGTGATCATGCTGGGCTATATGGTGTTTTTACTGGCATCACCAGATACGTTAGCGGCGCTTGGCGTGGTGGCATTTGGCGCTTTTGCGCAACTAACCCCTGCATTGTTGGCTGCGTTCTATTGGCGAGGCGCTAGTTTAACGGGTGTTTTTGCCGGCATTTTAGTGGGTTTTTCGATGTGGCTGGTGTTGAGCTTTTTACCGCAAATGGGGCTGGGATTTGACGGTTATAGCGATGCTTTAGCTGAAAGTAGCACTATGGTTAGCTTATTGAGCTTGCTCGCTAACATTTTTGTCATGTACATCATTTCGCAAGTGAGTCGCCAAAGTGTGCAAGAACGCGTGCAAGCTTCAGTATTTCTTGAATGGCAGGCACCCGAGGCGAAGACCAAACAACACAAGAAAACTGTCAGCCCCAAAGAGCTTGAGCTACTGGTGTCGCGCTTTATTGGTCAGCAAAAAGCACGTGAGCATTTTACTGCGTTTAATGCCTCAGTGAATAAAGTCGTGATTGGTGCTGCGCAATATAATCAGCAATTATTGGAATTTACCGAAAACAAGCTGGCGAGCACAATGGGGGCATCGTCAGCGCGCTTGGTTTTGTCATCGGCACTAGAGGGGCGAGACTTTGCACTAGACGAACTGGCGATATTGGTGGAAGAAGCGTCGAGCCAACAGCAACGCTTTAGCCAATCACTGCTGCAAAGCGCCATTGAAAACGCCAGCGAAGGTATTTCCATTATTGATAAAGATCTTAATTTAGTGGCGTGGAATAAAAAGTATATCGACTTATTCGGCTATTCAGAGTCTGTGGTGTATGTCGGTAGTCCAGTTGCTTCACTTATCCGCTTTAACCTTGAACGCGGGCTTTATGAAGCGGATCAAGTTGAGCAGCAAGTTCAGCGTCGTATCGATTTCCTTAGACAAGGTAGCCCGCATAGTTCAGAACGGGAACTTGGCGATAAGGTGATTCGTATTCAAGGAAATCCATTGCCAGATGGTGGTTTTGTGATGCTGTTTTCCGATATTAGTGCCTACCGTCAGGCGGAAAAAGTACTCAAAGATGCCAATGTAGATTTAGAAGCCTTAGTGGATGAGCGCACCGAAAAGCTGGCGAAAGTGAATCGTGAGTTGGCGCAAGCACGACACAAGGCCGAGCAAGCACATCAACAGAAAAGCTTGTATTTAAAGGCTTGTAGCCACGATTTGATGCAGCCAATTGAGGCGGCGCGTTTGTTTAGTGAAGCCTTGGCAAATCAACCGTTATCAGCACAGCAGCAAAAGCAAGTTGAGAACATAGGTCACTCGCTCAAAGTCGCTAATGACTTATTGTCAGACTTGGCAGAAATCACTCGAATTGAGAGTGGTAAAATTAGCCCTGATGTTGAGCCATTTGCGCTGCAAAGCTTATTTGATGAAATTGCCAATGAGTTTTCACTCTCCGCTCAGCAACATGGTATGCGTTTCACCGTCAAGCCAACCAAGATTTGGGTGTACTCGGATCGCTACCTGCTAAGGCGCATGTTGCAAAACTTGATCACTAACGCATTTCGCTACGCCAGCCCTGGATGCTTGTTATTAGGGGTAAGACGCCGTGCCAATAAAGTACAGGTTCAAGTGATTGATACTGGGCCGGGTATCGCGCAAACGCAACAAGCACTGGTGTTTGAACAGTTCACTCAACTGGCGAGTGAATCACAACACAAAGGCAAGGGCTTAGGGCTAGGCTTAAGCATTACCCAAGGGATCAGTCAGGTACTTGGTCACAAGTTATCGCTGCACTCGGAGCTCGGTCACGGCTGTTGCTTTGCCATTGACGTTCCGCGAATAGAAGCTGCGAGTAAACCTGTTGCTCAAGCGATTAAGCCAGTCGCACTCAATGGTATTTGCGTGCTGTGTATTGATGATGACGAAGACGTGTTAGCTGGTATGGTGGAAATGCTTTCCAGTTGGCAGTGTGAGGTATTAGCGGCTAATAACGTCACTAGTGCTGTTGAGATGTTTGAGCAACATAAGTTTAATATCGATATTCTTTTAGTGGATTACCAATTGTCAGCAACAGAAAATGGTATTGCATTAATCAAAACATTACGTGAGATGACGAATGTTTATCTGCCCGCTATTTTAGTTAGTGCAAGCAGTGAACAAGGGCTCAGCGACAACGCCGCTGGTGCAGATATCGGCTTTATGCGTAAAATGGTTAAACCTGCCGCTTTGAGGGCAATGATGAGTGCTAAGTTAAGTGAGCAACTGCACCGACAGTTTGTTGGTGAACGAGGCTAA